A single genomic interval of Musa acuminata AAA Group cultivar baxijiao chromosome BXJ3-4, Cavendish_Baxijiao_AAA, whole genome shotgun sequence harbors:
- the LOC103980298 gene encoding kinesin-like protein KIN-7I isoform X2, with protein sequence MERIYVAVRARPLSPEESKSNPWRISGNSIYLPSQSTKFEFDRIFGEDCKTVDVYEARTKEIVASAVSGFNGTVFAYGQTNSGKTHTMRGSAAEPGIIPLAVHDLFLSIQEDIDREFLVRMSYMEIYNEEINDLLAPEHRKLQIHENLERGIYVAGLREEIVTCAEQVLDLMEFGESHRHIGETNMNLHSSRSHTIFRMIVESRERIEDGNMVDSCDAVRVSVLNLVDLAGSERAAKTGAEGMRLKEGSHINKSLMTLGTVIKKLSEGAEGQGIHVPYRDSKLTRILQPALGGNANTAIICNITLAQVHADETKSSLQFSSRALRVTNCACVNEILTDAALLRRQRKEIEELRSKLLSSHSEHWEEEILNLRNTLLQSELEKERIQLELEEEKKAKAHREKRLIEQAQKIANLSSLVLCSEREDKSTYLSKNKRRVTWCPVPSSRKCVDEVHVPDSAAGEHTRHDSDIGLPIPFEELMQEIETSVGNMNRDAFMPDNMENGCDVKDLTFPDAHALLHVTDRRKIHSKTTGSFRSGSESAEDSSFYEDQIIEYYPKNVLEIESGSIHNKFSDNTPRCASTISSNGEINGRSCGRKSLTERESEAIIVIKQLEDQIKALEIEKATVQRNLDDVLDMATEQNASFKEKYEKLHQEVLLAREEARVSHERLYPAEVKFDLSVRMSMEVQDLTVQVEHSKNFVDNTVSIIKDIFNNYSVLADIFLELKSFAQEDISQLKSIITGLSQMERCIVKRSYELEQENNILRKQSVDYQSQVQQLMAEVGNREKAINELGLQHDLEKDELLSQVLSLKKEVSCLSSSSLIREKETMRKELDKLKAKLKDTDSKLKNAVQDKIKLESEKAQAEREIKRLQSQNVVLERDMWKRDSLTVRRHEPKLGDFSRQKSVNVVEQTLQEDYQKLELCAFDMEAEISSLKEALISAFGEKEEALARNEFLNSEVEALSDKLLTADSEIKSLKEEVAAMAERLVESESFSKELESSINSLSREKEEMGLVINLLNLLMPFLRWRQKNQYGQLTRKLYLRPMQK encoded by the exons ATGGAGAGGATATACGTGGCGGTAAGGGCGAGGCCGCTCTCCCCGGAGGAGTCTAAGAGCAACCCCTGGAGGATCTCCGGCAACTCTATCTACCTCCCCAGCCAGTCCACCAAGTTCGAATTCG ACAGGATCTTCGGGGAAGACTGCAAGACGGTCGACGTCTACGAGGCTCGCACTAAAGAGATCGTTGCATCTGCCGTTAGCGGGTTTAACG GTACAGTTTTCGCATATGGACAAACTAATAGTGGTAAGACGCATACTATGCGGGGTTCAGCTGCTGAACCGGGAATTATTCCTCTTGCTGTGCATGATTTATTCCTGAGTATCCAAGAG GATATAGATAGAGAATTCCTTGTTCGCATGTCTTACATGGAAATATATAATGAGGAAATCAATGATTTGTTGGCTCCGGAGCATCGCAAATTGCAAATTCATGAGAACCTTGAG AGAGGTATATATGTTGCTGGATTGAGAGAAGAAATCGTTACCTGTGCTGAACAGGTCCTTGATTTGATGGAGTTTGGAGAAT CTCATCGCCATATTGGAGAGACAAACATGAATCTTCACAGCAGTAGGTCGCATACTATATTTCGCATG ATTGTTGAGAGTAGGGAAAGAATTGAAGATGGGAACATGGTTGATTCATGTGATGCAGTTCGTGTATCAGTTCTT AATTTAGTGGACTTAGCTGGCTCGGAACGTGCAGCCAAGACAGGTGCAGAAGGTATGCGCCTGAAAGAGGGTTCTCATATTAACAAAAGTCTAATGACACTTGGTACTGTTATAAAAAAACTAAGTGAAGGTGCAGAGGGCCAAGG GATTCATGTTCCATATCGGGACAGTAAGCTCACTCGAATCTTACAACCTGCACTTGGAGGTAATGCAAATACTGCAATTATCTGCAACATCACACTGGCACAG GTTCATGCAGATGAGACAAAAAGCAGTCTTCAGTTTTCAAGCCGAGCATTGCGTGTCACCAATTGTGCATGCGTAAATGAG ATCTTAACGGATGCTGCCTTGTTAAGACGTCAAAGGAAAGAAATCGAAGAACTTCGGTCAAAACTCCTG AGCTCTCACTCGGAGCATTGGGAGGAAGAAATCCTGAACCTGCGAAACACGCTGTTACAG AGTGAGCTTGAGAAGGAGAGAATACAAttagagctagaagaggaaaagaaagctAAAGCTCATCGTGAGAAGAGATTGATAGAGCAAGCACAGAAAATTGCTAACCTTAGCTCATTGGTATTATGTTCTGAAAGGGAAGATAAGAGTACATATCTCAGTAAG AATAAAAGAAGGGTGACATGGTGCCCAGTACCTTCTTCTCGTAAATGTGTGGATGAG GTACATGTTCCAGATTCAGCAGCTGGTGAGCACACCAGGCATGATTCTGATATTGGTTTACCAATTCCTTTTGAAGAATTAATGCAAGAAATTGAAACTTCTGTGGGTAACATGAATCGTGATGCCTTCATGCCTGATAATATGGAGAACGGTTGTGATGTCAAGGACTTAACTTTTCCTGATGCACATGCCTTGTTGCATGTTACAGATAGGAGAAAAATCCATTCCAAAACCACTGGCTCTTTTCGG TCAGGCAGTGAATCAGCAGAAGACAGTAGCTTTTATGAAGATCAGATCATAGAATATTATCCT AAGAATGTTCTGGAGATTGAATCTGGAAGCATACATAATAAGTTCTCTGATAACACTCCTAGGTGTGCAAGCACTATCTCATCTAATGGTGAAATAAATGGTAGGTCTTGTGGCCGTAAAAGCTTGACCGAGAGGGAGTCAGAGGCAATTATTGTCATCAAACAACTCGAGGATCAG ATAAAAGCACTAGAAATTGAGAAGGCTACAGTTCAGAGGAACTTGGATGATGTTCTTGATATGGCAACTGAACAGAATGCTTCTTTCAAGGAGAAGTATGAAAAG TTACATCAAGAGGTTTTACTTGCACGTGAGGAGGCTAGAGTATCTCATGAACGACTTTATCCAGCG GAAGTTAAGTTTGACTTATCTGTTAGGATGTCAATGGAAGTCCAAGACTTAACTGTACAAGTCGAACATTCCAAGAACTTTGTGGACAATACTGTGTCTATAATTAAAGATATATTCAACAACTATTCCGTCTTAGCAGATATATTTCTG GAACTCAAGTCATTTGCTCAGGAAGATATTTCTCAGCTCAAATCTATAATCACTGGGCTTAGTCAAATGGAAAGATGTATTGTGAAGAGAAGTTATGAACTTGAGCAAGAAAAT AATATTCTCCGCAAGCAATCTGTTGATTATCAGAGTCAAGTTCAGCAGCTTATGGCTGAAGTGGGTAATCGGGAGAAAGCTATAAAT GAGCTTGGTCTTCAACATGATCTGGAGAAGGATGAACTCCTGTCTCAAGTCCTTAGTCTTAAAAAAGAAGTATCATGCTTGTCATCCTCTTCCTTAAtcagagaaaaggaaaccatgagaAAGGAACTTGATAAATTGAAGGCAAAGTTGAAAGATACAGATTCCAAGCTTAAGAATGCTGTTCAGGACAAGATAAAACTTGAG AGTGAAAAAGCACAGGCTGAGCGGGAGATAAAACGCTTGCAAAGTCAAAATGTTGTTCTTGAACGTGATATGTGGAAGCGTGATTCACTCACTGTTAGGAGGCATGAACCCAAATTAGGTGATTTTAGCCGACAAAAGAGTGTCAATGTGGTTGAGCAAACTCTTCAG GAAGACTACCAAAAGCTTGAGCTCTGTGCTTTTGATATGGAAGCTGAGATCTCTTCTCTGAAGGAGGCTTTGATAAGTGCATTTGGTGAAAAAGAAGAAGCGCTTGCCAGGAATGAATTTTTAAATTCAGAAGTAGAGGCTCTTTCTGACAAATTGCTTACTGCAGATTCTGAGATAAAGTCACTGAAGGAGGAGGTTGCAGCCATG GCAGAGAGATTGGTTGAGTCTGAATCATTTTCTAAAGAATTGGAATCCTCCATCAATTCTCtttcaagagaaaaagaagagatgGGATTGGTAATCAATCTTCT CAATTTACTGATGCCCTTCTTGAGATGGAGGCAGAAAAATCAATATGGTCAGTTAACAAGAAAGCTTTATTTGAGGCCAATGCAAAAATGA